A single window of Flagellimonas maritima DNA harbors:
- a CDS encoding gluconate 2-dehydrogenase subunit 3 family protein, with the protein MERRIALKNMGLVFGYTVAAPSLLGILQSCEGKKVLDWTPSFFTKDEGMVLHTLLDMILPKTDTPSATEMNVHVFIDTFAKEALPKEHQDFLKLGMGLFTDEVLETAQKETLAELNEEDLEPVLAKYLKKRTATVEEAHLEAVDAYFNDVEKGMVAKLDDEISRYSFAGSLREMAIWSYKNTEYIGEEVLAYLPIPGEYIACEDEQTLTDGRAWSL; encoded by the coding sequence ATGGAAAGAAGAATAGCACTCAAAAATATGGGGCTTGTCTTTGGGTACACCGTTGCTGCCCCTAGCCTTTTGGGAATTTTACAAAGTTGCGAAGGCAAAAAAGTATTGGATTGGACCCCAAGCTTTTTTACCAAAGACGAAGGTATGGTTCTACATACCCTCTTGGACATGATACTCCCCAAAACCGACACCCCTTCTGCCACTGAAATGAACGTGCACGTATTTATAGATACTTTTGCAAAAGAGGCATTGCCCAAAGAACACCAAGACTTTCTTAAGTTGGGAATGGGTCTATTTACGGATGAAGTTTTAGAGACCGCACAAAAGGAAACACTAGCAGAACTCAACGAAGAGGATTTGGAGCCCGTTCTGGCCAAATACCTAAAGAAAAGAACCGCTACTGTTGAAGAAGCACATCTGGAAGCCGTTGATGCTTATTTTAACGATGTTGAAAAAGGGATGGTGGCCAAACTTGATGACGAGATTTCGCGTTACAGCTTTGCCGGCTCCCTCCGTGAAATGGCCATTTGGTCCTATAAAAATACAGAATATATAGGGGAAGAGGTTTTGGCCTATTTGCCCATACCTGGAGAATACATTGCCTGCGAGGATGAGCAAACTTTGACTGACGGCAGGGCGTGGTCTTTATAG
- a CDS encoding GMC oxidoreductase, whose amino-acid sequence MSKFYYNDEQESYDAIVVGTGISGGWAAKELCEKGLKTLVLERGRMVNHITDYPTANKDLWDFPNNGELSPEQLKRQEKQNRTGYTIKAPHHFWFVDDIEHPYNETKRFDWIRGYHVGGRSLMWGRHSYRWSDIDFEANKKEGVAIDWPVRYKDIAPWYDKVESYIGVSGELLNLPQLPDGQFEPMMELNCVEQHVREKVSDNFDGRVVTAGRVAHINSDKKFDGLNRSSCKFRNRCVRGCPFGAYFSSNSSTLPAAERTGNMTLRPDSIVHEIMYDSNTKKATGVKVIDRVTKETYEFKAKVIFLCASAIASTSILMQSKSDRFPNGMGNDSGELGHNIMDHHFKTGARGKMDGFDDKYYKGRKPNGIYIPRFRNLGGDSNMKDFTRGYGYQGGAGRGDYEDAAAELSHGKAFKDAILKPGGWTMNMLAFGEILPYHDNKMTLDYDKVDQWGLPTVTFDAEIKENELNMRKDMQEQAATMLEKSGVRDIEIYDDEYALGLGIHEMGTARMGKNPKTSVVNANNQLHSVKNVYVTDGSFMTSASCVNPSLTYMAFTARAVDHAAKELKKGSI is encoded by the coding sequence ATGAGTAAATTTTATTACAACGATGAGCAGGAGTCATACGATGCCATAGTAGTAGGAACGGGCATTAGTGGTGGTTGGGCCGCAAAAGAACTTTGTGAAAAGGGCTTAAAGACCTTGGTTTTGGAACGTGGCCGTATGGTCAACCATATTACAGACTACCCAACTGCCAACAAAGACCTCTGGGATTTTCCAAACAATGGTGAACTTTCACCGGAACAGCTCAAAAGACAAGAAAAGCAAAACCGAACGGGCTATACCATAAAAGCACCGCACCATTTTTGGTTTGTGGATGACATAGAGCATCCTTATAATGAGACAAAACGATTTGATTGGATCCGCGGATACCACGTTGGGGGACGTTCCTTAATGTGGGGCCGCCATAGTTATCGCTGGAGCGATATTGATTTTGAGGCCAATAAAAAGGAAGGCGTAGCCATAGATTGGCCCGTGCGTTATAAAGATATTGCCCCTTGGTACGATAAAGTTGAAAGCTACATCGGTGTTTCTGGGGAATTGTTGAACTTGCCCCAATTACCCGATGGCCAATTTGAACCCATGATGGAACTTAACTGTGTTGAGCAGCACGTTCGCGAAAAGGTTTCGGATAATTTTGATGGGCGCGTGGTTACCGCAGGAAGGGTCGCCCACATCAACAGCGATAAAAAATTTGACGGTTTAAACCGCAGTTCCTGTAAGTTTAGGAACAGGTGCGTAAGAGGTTGCCCATTTGGCGCCTACTTTAGCAGCAATTCCTCTACATTGCCCGCAGCCGAAAGAACCGGCAATATGACCTTACGGCCAGATTCCATTGTACATGAAATCATGTATGATTCCAATACAAAGAAAGCAACAGGGGTAAAAGTGATAGACCGGGTAACCAAAGAAACCTATGAGTTCAAGGCCAAAGTTATTTTCCTTTGTGCCTCGGCCATCGCCTCTACCTCAATTTTGATGCAGTCCAAATCCGATAGGTTCCCAAATGGTATGGGGAACGATTCCGGGGAATTGGGACATAATATTATGGACCATCATTTTAAGACCGGTGCAAGAGGCAAAATGGACGGTTTTGACGATAAATATTATAAGGGAAGAAAGCCCAACGGAATCTACATTCCACGGTTCCGTAACCTGGGCGGCGACAGTAACATGAAAGATTTCACCCGGGGCTATGGGTACCAAGGTGGTGCAGGTAGGGGCGATTATGAAGATGCCGCAGCAGAGCTTTCGCACGGAAAAGCGTTTAAAGATGCCATTCTAAAACCGGGCGGTTGGACCATGAACATGTTGGCATTTGGCGAAATACTGCCCTATCACGACAATAAAATGACGCTGGATTATGATAAAGTGGACCAATGGGGACTGCCTACCGTTACTTTTGATGCCGAAATAAAGGAAAACGAGCTCAACATGCGCAAAGATATGCAGGAACAGGCTGCTACAATGTTGGAGAAATCAGGGGTAAGGGATATTGAAATCTACGATGATGAATATGCCCTTGGTTTGGGAATCCATGAAATGGGAACGGCACGGATGGGCAAGAATCCAAAAACATCGGTGGTGAACGCGAACAACCAACTGCACTCGGTCAAGAATGTCTATGTTACCGATGGTTCTTTTATGACCTCGGCAAGTTGCGTAAACCCCTCTTTGACCTATATGGCATTTACCGCCAGAGCCGTGGACCACGCGGCAAAAGAACTTAAAAAAGGATCAATATAA
- a CDS encoding sugar phosphate isomerase/epimerase family protein has translation MKRRDFIQNSAQTGAALTLLGFYACNQNRKKESQKTEMTEEVPEKEEQLFKLSLAQWSIHKMINDEGMNPYLFAEKAKSLGFSGLEYVNQLYEDELKAFESSKEAMEDFVRKSKMESEKHGLENLIIMIDHEGDLSAADEQERKTAVENHYKWVDAAAALGCHSVRVNLMGSKVAEEWTPASVDGLTQLANYAKDKNINVIVENHGGFSSNAQMLVEVMEKVDLPNCGTLPDFGNFCVKREDGSYFDTACIEEYDRYKGIEELMPYAKAVSAKSHDFDAEGNEIHTDYGRMLKIVKDSGYRGYIGVEYEGDTLSEEEGILATKKLVANSLNLSI, from the coding sequence ATGAAAAGAAGAGATTTCATTCAAAATAGTGCCCAAACCGGAGCAGCGCTTACATTATTGGGGTTTTACGCCTGTAATCAAAACCGTAAAAAAGAATCGCAAAAAACTGAAATGACCGAAGAAGTCCCTGAAAAAGAGGAACAGTTGTTCAAACTTTCGCTTGCACAATGGTCCATTCATAAAATGATCAACGACGAGGGAATGAATCCTTATCTTTTTGCTGAAAAAGCAAAGAGTTTGGGGTTTTCAGGCTTGGAATATGTAAACCAATTGTACGAGGACGAGTTGAAGGCTTTTGAATCTTCAAAAGAAGCTATGGAAGACTTTGTTCGTAAATCCAAAATGGAAAGTGAAAAGCATGGACTGGAGAACCTCATCATAATGATCGATCATGAAGGGGATTTGTCAGCTGCAGATGAACAAGAACGAAAAACAGCGGTAGAAAATCATTATAAATGGGTAGATGCCGCAGCAGCACTTGGATGTCACTCCGTGCGGGTCAACCTTATGGGGAGCAAGGTCGCCGAAGAATGGACCCCAGCATCCGTAGATGGGCTAACGCAATTGGCCAACTATGCAAAAGATAAAAATATCAATGTCATTGTAGAAAACCATGGCGGATTCTCTTCCAATGCACAAATGTTGGTGGAGGTGATGGAAAAGGTTGATCTCCCCAATTGTGGGACACTCCCTGATTTTGGCAATTTCTGTGTTAAACGCGAAGATGGTTCCTATTTTGATACAGCCTGCATAGAAGAATACGATAGATATAAGGGAATAGAAGAACTAATGCCCTATGCAAAGGCGGTCAGCGCAAAATCACATGATTTTGATGCCGAGGGAAACGAAATCCATACAGACTATGGCCGGATGCTGAAAATTGTTAAAGACTCCGGTTACAGAGGGTATATTGGTGTAGAGTACGAAGGAGATACGTTGAGTGAGGAAGAGGGAATTCTGGCGACCAAAAAATTAGTGGCCAATTCCTTAAATTTATCCATATAA
- a CDS encoding DinB family protein: MKGFLHQLFDYNFYSNRKLIEQCMGMKEVPEKSLELFNHILNAHHTWNKRIMGKPKEFDISHQHLLENWEDVHYENQRTSFEIITNTEDFSTRIDYESSEGRTFANELKDILFHIINHSTHHRGQILADFRTSGIEPESLDYIFYKR; the protein is encoded by the coding sequence ATGAAGGGATTTTTACATCAGCTCTTTGACTATAATTTTTACTCGAATAGAAAGCTTATTGAGCAATGTATGGGTATGAAAGAAGTTCCTGAAAAGAGTTTGGAGCTTTTCAACCATATCCTAAATGCGCACCATACGTGGAACAAAAGAATTATGGGAAAACCTAAAGAATTCGATATTTCCCATCAACATTTACTGGAGAATTGGGAGGATGTCCACTATGAAAATCAACGGACATCTTTTGAGATCATTACCAATACCGAAGACTTTAGTACGCGGATAGACTATGAAAGCAGCGAGGGAAGAACCTTTGCCAATGAATTAAAGGATATACTCTTCCACATCATCAACCATTCCACACACCACAGAGGACAGATTTTGGCAGATTTTAGAACTAGCGGCATAGAACCAGAATCTTTGGACTATATATTTTATAAAAGATAA